One Methanobrevibacter sp. DNA window includes the following coding sequences:
- a CDS encoding DUF2104 domain-containing protein translates to MLDYMIYIVAFAVGSILGLLYSYKLHGEPYVADHEFNVLLAVGAAVGWALGFCSGNMILSAIGFLLAGFVMGGRPGYGRRETAVGLVVAIVLYFLLKSGMLI, encoded by the coding sequence ATGTTAGATTATATGATTTACATCGTTGCATTTGCTGTTGGTTCCATTCTTGGTTTGCTCTACAGTTACAAATTACATGGCGAGCCTTATGTTGCAGACCATGAATTCAATGTATTGCTTGCTGTAGGGGCTGCTGTCGGATGGGCATTGGGTTTCTGTTCAGGCAATATGATTTTATCTGCAATCGGTTTTCTCCTCGCTGGATTCGTAATGGGTGGAAGACCTGGATACGGCAGAAGGGAGACTGCTGTAGGTTTAGTTGTTGCAATAGTATTATACTTCTTATTGAAAAGTGGGATGTTGATTTAA
- a CDS encoding DUF1959 domain-containing protein, with amino-acid sequence MNDNERLRLMQDRIIKSYAWQRDIIIPLSKDFDCTTEELEEVFFDLFSMSDLEALHGTFETARDICLYQKFNADLRLCWFIGTLEIIPESEGKKLKMKLVGEVKKGRSYDDVLKEGKLELFELLKKEIKY; translated from the coding sequence ATGAATGACAACGAAAGATTAAGATTAATGCAAGATAGGATAATTAAAAGCTATGCTTGGCAAAGAGACATCATAATTCCACTTTCCAAGGATTTTGATTGCACAACCGAAGAACTTGAAGAGGTGTTCTTCGATTTGTTCTCCATGAGTGACCTTGAAGCTTTGCATGGGACATTCGAAACAGCAAGAGACATTTGTCTATACCAAAAATTCAATGCTGATTTAAGGCTTTGCTGGTTTATAGGTACGCTGGAGATAATACCTGAAAGTGAAGGTAAAAAATTAAAAATGAAACTTGTAGGGGAAGTTAAAAAAGGCAGATCATATGATGATGTCCTAAAAGAAGGAAAATTAGAATTATTTGAATTATTGAAAAAAGAAATTAAATATTGA